Proteins encoded together in one Streptomyces sp. TLI_171 window:
- the rplX gene encoding 50S ribosomal protein L24 yields MKIKKGDLVQVITGKDKGKQGKVIQAMPADNKVLVEGVNRVKKHTKPGPGTQGGIVTVEAPVHVSNVQLVVEKDGKKVVTRVGYRFDDQGNKIRVAKRTGEDI; encoded by the coding sequence ATGAAGATCAAGAAGGGTGACCTGGTCCAGGTCATCACCGGCAAGGACAAGGGCAAGCAGGGCAAGGTCATTCAGGCCATGCCCGCTGACAACAAGGTCCTCGTCGAGGGTGTCAACCGGGTCAAGAAGCACACCAAGCCGGGCCCCGGCACGCAGGGTGGCATCGTGACCGTCGAGGCCCCGGTGCACGTCTCCAACGTCCAGCTGGTCGTGGAGAAGGACGGCAAGAAGGTCGTCACCCGCGTCGGCTACCGCTTTGACGACCAGGGCAACAAGATCCGCGTTGCCAAGCGGACCGGTGAGGACATCTGA
- the rplN gene encoding 50S ribosomal protein L14 gives MIQQESRLRVADNTGAKEILCIRVLGGSGRRYAGIGDVIVATVKDAIPGGSVKKGDVVKCVVVRTVKERRRPDGSYIRFDENAAVVLKNTDGDPRGTRIFGPVGRELRDKKFMKIISLAPEVL, from the coding sequence GTGATCCAGCAGGAGTCGCGACTGCGCGTCGCCGACAACACGGGTGCCAAGGAGATTCTCTGCATCCGCGTTCTCGGTGGCTCCGGTCGCCGCTACGCCGGTATCGGCGACGTCATCGTCGCCACCGTCAAGGACGCGATCCCCGGCGGCTCGGTGAAGAAGGGCGACGTCGTCAAGTGCGTCGTCGTTCGCACCGTCAAGGAGCGCCGCCGTCCGGACGGCTCGTACATCCGTTTCGACGAGAACGCCGCTGTCGTTCTCAAGAACACCGATGGCGACCCCCGCGGTACCCGCATCTTCGGCCCGGTGGGCCGCGAGCTGCGCGACAAGAAGTTCATGAAGATCATCTCGCTGGCGCCGGAGGTGCTCTGA
- the rpsQ gene encoding 30S ribosomal protein S17, producing MTENTNETRGFRKTREGLVVSDKMDKTVVVAVEDRVKHALYGKVIRRTNKLKAHDEQNACGVGDRVLLMETRPLSATKRWRVVEILEKAK from the coding sequence ATGACTGAGAACACCAACGAGACGCGCGGTTTCCGCAAGACCCGCGAGGGTCTGGTCGTCAGCGACAAGATGGACAAGACCGTCGTCGTCGCCGTCGAGGACCGCGTCAAGCACGCGCTGTACGGCAAGGTCATCCGCCGTACCAACAAGCTGAAGGCGCACGACGAGCAGAACGCGTGCGGTGTCGGCGACCGTGTCCTCCTGATGGAGACCCGGCCGCTGTCCGCGACGAAGCGCTGGCGCGTCGTCGAGATCCTCGAGAAGGCCAAGTAA
- the rpmC gene encoding 50S ribosomal protein L29: MSAATKAAELRELDNEALVAKLREAKEELFNLRFQAATGQLDNHGRLRLVRKDIARIYTLMRERELGIETVENA; the protein is encoded by the coding sequence ATGTCGGCCGCTACCAAGGCTGCTGAGCTTCGCGAACTGGACAACGAGGCTCTCGTTGCCAAGCTCCGTGAGGCCAAGGAGGAGCTGTTCAACCTCCGCTTCCAGGCGGCGACCGGGCAGCTCGACAACCACGGACGGCTCCGGCTGGTCCGTAAGGACATCGCGCGGATCTACACCCTGATGCGCGAGCGCGAGCTGGGCATCGAGACGGTGGAGAACGCCTGA
- the rplP gene encoding 50S ribosomal protein L16, protein MLIPRRVKHRKQHHPKRRGAAKGGTELAFGQFGIQAVTPAYVTNRQIESARIAITRHIRRGGKVWINIYPDRPLTKKPAETRMGSGKGSPEWWIANVHPGRVMFELSYPNEKIAREALTRAAHKLPMKCRIVRREDGES, encoded by the coding sequence ATGCTGATCCCCCGTCGGGTCAAGCACCGCAAGCAGCACCACCCGAAGCGCCGCGGCGCGGCCAAGGGTGGCACCGAGCTGGCGTTCGGCCAGTTCGGCATCCAGGCCGTGACCCCGGCCTACGTGACGAACCGTCAGATCGAGTCCGCTCGTATCGCGATCACCCGTCACATCCGTCGTGGCGGCAAGGTCTGGATCAACATCTACCCGGACCGCCCGCTCACCAAGAAGCCGGCCGAGACCCGCATGGGTTCCGGTAAGGGTTCGCCGGAGTGGTGGATCGCGAACGTGCACCCGGGTCGGGTCATGTTCGAACTGTCGTACCCGAACGAGAAGATTGCTCGCGAGGCGCTCACCCGTGCCGCGCACAAGCTTCCGATGAAGTGCCGGATCGTTCGGCGCGAGGACGGTGAGAGCTGA
- the rpsC gene encoding 30S ribosomal protein S3 produces MGQKVNPHGFRLGISTDFKSRWYADKLYKDYVKEDVAIRRLMTKGMERAGISKVEIERTRDRVRVDIHTARPGIVIGRRGAEADKIRGNLEKLTGKQVQLNILEVKNPELDAQLVAQGVAEQLSSRVSFRRAMRKSMQSTMKAGAKGIKVQCSGRLGGAEMSRSEFYREGRVPLHTLRANVDYGFFEAKTTFGRIGVKVWIYKGDVKNIAEVRAENAAARSGNRPARPEGGRPARGGERGGRGGERGGRGRRPAAAEAQAPAAAVEAPAAAENTGTEA; encoded by the coding sequence ATGGGCCAGAAGGTTAACCCGCACGGGTTCCGCCTCGGCATCAGCACGGACTTCAAGTCCCGCTGGTACGCCGACAAGCTGTACAAGGACTACGTCAAGGAAGACGTCGCCATCCGTCGTCTCATGACGAAGGGCATGGAGCGCGCCGGCATCTCCAAGGTCGAGATCGAGCGCACCCGTGACCGCGTCCGCGTGGACATCCACACCGCCCGTCCGGGCATCGTGATCGGCCGCCGCGGCGCGGAGGCCGACAAGATCCGGGGCAACCTGGAGAAGCTGACCGGCAAGCAGGTCCAGCTGAACATCCTCGAGGTCAAGAACCCCGAGCTGGACGCCCAGCTCGTGGCTCAGGGCGTCGCGGAGCAGCTGTCCTCCCGCGTCTCCTTCCGTCGCGCCATGCGCAAGAGCATGCAGTCGACCATGAAGGCCGGCGCCAAGGGCATCAAGGTCCAGTGCTCCGGTCGTCTCGGCGGCGCCGAGATGAGCCGTTCGGAGTTCTACCGCGAAGGCCGTGTGCCGCTGCACACCCTGCGCGCGAACGTCGACTACGGCTTCTTCGAGGCCAAGACCACCTTCGGCCGCATCGGCGTGAAGGTCTGGATCTACAAGGGCGACGTCAAGAACATCGCCGAGGTCCGCGCTGAGAACGCCGCTGCCCGCTCCGGCAACCGTCCGGCCCGTCCCGAGGGCGGTCGTCCCGCCCGCGGTGGCGAGCGCGGTGGCCGTGGTGGCGAGCGCGGTGGCCGTGGCCGCCGTCCCGCCGCTGCCGAGGCCCAGGCCCCGGCTGCCGCGGTGGAGGCTCCGGCCGCCGCTGAGAACACCGGAACGGAGGCCTGA
- the rplV gene encoding 50S ribosomal protein L22: protein MEARAQARYIRVTPMKARRVVDLIRGLPATEAQAVLRFAPQAATVPVGKVLNSAIANAAHNYNHSNTDDLYISEAYVDEGPTLKRFRPRAQGRAYRIRKRTSHITVVVSSKEGTR, encoded by the coding sequence ATGGAAGCCAGGGCCCAGGCGCGGTACATCCGCGTCACGCCCATGAAGGCCCGCCGCGTGGTGGACCTCATCCGTGGCCTGCCGGCCACGGAGGCCCAGGCGGTCCTGCGTTTCGCTCCGCAGGCTGCCACTGTGCCGGTCGGCAAGGTGCTCAACAGCGCCATCGCCAACGCCGCGCACAACTACAACCACTCCAACACGGACGACCTCTACATCTCCGAGGCGTACGTTGACGAGGGCCCGACCCTGAAGCGGTTCCGTCCGCGCGCCCAGGGCCGTGCCTACCGGATCCGCAAGCGGACCAGCCACATCACCGTGGTCGTCAGCAGCAAGGAAGGGACCCGGTAA
- the rpsS gene encoding 30S ribosomal protein S19 → MPRSLKKGPFIDDHLQKKVDVQNEAGTQNVIKTWSRRSVISPAMLGHTIAVHDGRKHVPVFVTESMVGHKLGEFAPTRTFKGHVKEDRKSKRR, encoded by the coding sequence ATGCCGCGCAGTCTCAAGAAGGGCCCCTTCATCGACGACCACCTTCAGAAGAAGGTGGACGTGCAGAACGAGGCGGGCACGCAGAACGTCATCAAGACCTGGTCCCGTCGTTCCGTGATCTCCCCGGCCATGCTCGGCCACACGATCGCGGTTCACGATGGCCGCAAGCACGTCCCGGTGTTCGTCACCGAGTCGATGGTCGGCCACAAGCTCGGCGAGTTCGCTCCCACGCGCACCTTCAAGGGGCACGTGAAGGAAGACCGCAAGTCGAAGCGTCGCTAA
- the rplB gene encoding 50S ribosomal protein L2 has product MGIRKYKPTTPGRRGSSVADFVEITRSTPEKSLVRPLHSKGGRNNAGRVTARHQGGGHKRAYRLIDFRRHDKDGVPAKVAHIEYDPNRTARIALLHYADGEKRYIIAPRGVAQGDRIENGAGADIKPGNNLPLRNIPVGTTIHAVELRPGGGAKLARSAGSGIQLLAREGRMAHLRMPSGEIRLVDARCRATVGEVGNAEQSNINWGKAGRMRWKGVRPTVRGVAMNPIDHPHGGGEGKTSGGRHPVSPWGKPEGRTRRPNKASDSLIVRRRKTNKKR; this is encoded by the coding sequence ATGGGTATCCGCAAGTACAAGCCGACTACGCCGGGCCGTCGTGGCTCCAGCGTGGCCGACTTCGTCGAAATCACGCGGTCCACGCCGGAGAAGTCGCTGGTTCGCCCGCTGCACAGCAAGGGCGGCCGTAACAACGCCGGTCGTGTCACTGCTCGCCACCAGGGTGGCGGTCACAAGCGCGCCTACCGTCTGATCGACTTCCGTCGTCACGACAAGGACGGCGTGCCGGCCAAGGTCGCACACATCGAGTACGACCCCAACCGCACCGCGCGCATCGCGCTCCTGCACTACGCGGACGGCGAGAAGCGCTACATCATCGCCCCCCGCGGCGTCGCGCAGGGTGACCGGATCGAGAACGGCGCTGGCGCCGACATCAAGCCGGGCAACAACCTGCCGCTGCGCAACATCCCGGTCGGTACCACCATCCACGCGGTGGAGCTCCGTCCCGGCGGTGGCGCCAAGCTGGCCCGCTCCGCGGGTTCCGGCATTCAGCTGCTCGCCCGTGAGGGCCGCATGGCGCACCTGCGCATGCCCTCCGGTGAGATCCGCCTGGTCGACGCGCGCTGCCGCGCCACCGTCGGCGAGGTCGGCAACGCCGAGCAGTCGAACATCAACTGGGGCAAGGCCGGCCGTATGCGCTGGAAGGGCGTCCGCCCGACCGTGCGTGGTGTGGCCATGAACCCGATCGACCACCCGCACGGTGGTGGTGAGGGTAAGACCTCCGGTGGTCGCCACCCGGTCTCGCCGTGGGGCAAGCCCGAGGGCCGCACCCGTCGCCCGAACAAGGCGTCGGACTCCCTCATCGTGCGCCGCCGCAAGACCAACAAGAAGCGCTAG
- the rplW gene encoding 50S ribosomal protein L23 has product MSEITSKTFTDPRDVLIKPVISEKSYSLLDENKYTFVVAPGANKTQIKQAVEAVFSVKVEAVNTLNRQGKRKRSRTGFGKRKDTKRAIVTLAEGNRIDIFGGPVS; this is encoded by the coding sequence ATGAGCGAGATCACCTCCAAGACGTTCACGGACCCCCGTGACGTCCTGATCAAGCCGGTTATCTCCGAGAAGAGCTACTCGCTCCTCGACGAGAACAAGTACACGTTCGTCGTGGCTCCCGGTGCCAACAAGACCCAGATCAAGCAGGCCGTCGAGGCGGTCTTCTCGGTCAAGGTCGAGGCCGTGAACACGCTGAACCGCCAGGGCAAGCGCAAGCGCTCCCGCACCGGTTTCGGCAAGCGCAAGGACACCAAGCGCGCGATCGTGACGCTGGCCGAGGGCAACCGCATCGACATCTTCGGTGGTCCGGTCTCCTGA
- the rplD gene encoding 50S ribosomal protein L4 produces the protein MTTIDILSPAGDKAGSLELPAEIFDAKISIPLMHQVVVAQLAAARQGTHKVKRRGEVRGGGKKPYRQKGTGRARQGSTRAPQFAGGGVVHGPVPRDYSQRTPKKMIAAALRSALTDRAHHERIHVVTGVTATEGPSTKAAKVLFGKISERKNLLLVVEREDELGILSARNLPNVHILDAGQLNTYDVLVSDDVVFTQAAFERFVAGPAASAKAVAAEGELEGTAA, from the coding sequence ATGACGACCATTGACATCCTGTCGCCGGCCGGCGACAAGGCCGGCAGCCTCGAGCTGCCCGCCGAGATCTTCGACGCCAAGATCAGCATCCCGCTGATGCACCAGGTCGTCGTGGCGCAGCTCGCTGCGGCCCGTCAGGGCACTCACAAGGTCAAGCGCCGCGGCGAGGTCCGTGGCGGCGGCAAGAAGCCGTACCGCCAGAAGGGCACCGGCCGCGCCCGTCAGGGCTCGACCCGCGCGCCGCAGTTCGCCGGTGGTGGCGTCGTGCACGGTCCCGTGCCGCGTGACTACTCGCAGCGGACCCCGAAGAAGATGATCGCCGCCGCCCTGCGCAGCGCGCTCACCGACCGGGCGCACCACGAGCGCATCCACGTCGTCACCGGCGTGACCGCGACCGAGGGCCCGTCGACCAAGGCCGCCAAGGTCCTGTTCGGCAAGATCTCGGAGCGCAAGAACCTCCTCCTGGTGGTCGAGCGCGAGGACGAGCTGGGCATCCTGTCCGCTCGCAACCTGCCGAACGTGCACATCCTGGACGCCGGCCAGCTGAACACCTACGACGTGCTCGTCTCCGACGATGTGGTCTTCACCCAGGCCGCCTTCGAGCGTTTCGTGGCCGGTCCGGCCGCTTCCGCCAAGGCTGTTGCTGCTGAGGGCGAGCTCGAAGGGACTGCCGCCTGA
- the rplC gene encoding 50S ribosomal protein L3, with translation MAKQIKGILGEKLGMTQVWDENNRVVPVTVVKAGPNVVTQVHTADSPAGYDAVQIGFGEIDPRKVNKPLQGHFAKAGVTPRRHLVELRTSDASEYALGQEITAELFEAGVKVDVTGTSKGKGFAGVMKRHNFKGLGAGHGTQRKHRSPGSIGGCATPGRVFKGMRMAGRMGHERVTTQNLTVHAVDAEKGLLLIKGAIPGPNGGLVLVRTAAKGL, from the coding sequence ATGGCTAAGCAGATTAAGGGCATCCTGGGCGAGAAGCTCGGCATGACCCAGGTCTGGGACGAGAACAACCGGGTCGTCCCGGTGACCGTCGTCAAGGCTGGGCCCAATGTCGTGACCCAGGTCCACACCGCCGACAGCCCGGCCGGCTACGACGCCGTCCAGATCGGCTTCGGCGAGATCGACCCCCGCAAGGTGAACAAGCCCCTCCAGGGCCACTTCGCCAAGGCCGGTGTCACCCCCCGCCGTCACCTGGTCGAGCTCCGTACCTCGGACGCCTCCGAGTACGCCCTGGGCCAGGAGATCACCGCTGAGCTGTTCGAGGCGGGTGTCAAGGTCGACGTGACCGGCACCTCCAAGGGCAAGGGCTTCGCCGGTGTCATGAAGCGTCACAACTTCAAGGGCCTCGGCGCCGGTCACGGCACCCAGCGCAAGCACCGCTCGCCCGGTTCCATCGGTGGCTGCGCCACCCCGGGCCGTGTGTTCAAGGGCATGCGCATGGCGGGTCGGATGGGCCACGAGCGTGTGACCACCCAGAACCTGACCGTGCACGCGGTCGACGCGGAGAAGGGTCTGCTGCTCATCAAGGGCGCGATCCCGGGCCCGAACGGCGGCCTCGTCCTCGTCCGCACCGCGGCGAAGGGGCTGTGA
- the rpsJ gene encoding 30S ribosomal protein S10 encodes MAGQKIRIRLKAYDHEVIDSSAKKIVETVIRTGAQVAGPVPLPTEKNVYCVIRSPHKYKDSREHFEMRTHKRLIDILDPTPKTVDSLMRLDLPAGVDIEIKL; translated from the coding sequence ATGGCGGGACAGAAGATCCGCATCCGGCTCAAGGCCTACGACCACGAGGTCATCGACTCCTCGGCGAAGAAGATCGTCGAGACGGTGATCCGTACTGGTGCGCAGGTCGCGGGCCCGGTGCCGCTGCCCACTGAGAAGAACGTGTACTGCGTCATCCGCTCGCCGCACAAGTACAAGGACTCGCGCGAGCACTTCGAGATGCGCACTCACAAGCGTCTGATCGACATCCTCGACCCCACGCCGAAGACGGTTGACTCGCTGATGCGTCTCGACCTGCCGGCGGGCGTCGACATCGAGATCAAGCTCTGA
- the tuf gene encoding elongation factor Tu, with amino-acid sequence MAKAKFERTKPHVNIGTIGHIDHGKTTLTAAITKVLHDAYPDINPFTPFDQIDKAPEERQRGITISIAHVEYQTEARHYAHVDCPGHADYIKNMITGAAQMDGAILVVAATDGPMPQTKEHVLLARQVGVPYIVVALNKADMVDDEEILELVELEVRELLSEYEFPGDDLPVVRVSALKALEGDKEWGEKLLGLMHAVDEAIPTPARLTDQPFLMPIEDVFTITGRGTVVTGRIERGILKVNETVDIIGIKTTKTTTTVTGIEMFRKLLDEGQAGENVGLLLRGIKREDVERGQVIIKPGSVTPHTDFEAQAYILSKDEGGRHTPFFNNYRPQFYFRTTDVTGVVTLPEGTEMVMPGDNTAMTVALIQPVAMEEGLKFAIREGGRTVGAGQVTKIVK; translated from the coding sequence GTGGCGAAGGCGAAGTTCGAGCGGACGAAGCCCCACGTCAACATCGGCACCATCGGTCACATCGACCACGGTAAGACCACGCTGACCGCGGCCATCACCAAGGTGCTGCACGACGCGTACCCGGACATCAACCCCTTCACGCCGTTCGACCAGATCGACAAGGCCCCGGAGGAGCGTCAGCGCGGTATCACCATCTCGATCGCGCACGTCGAGTACCAGACCGAGGCGCGTCACTACGCCCACGTCGACTGCCCGGGTCACGCCGACTACATCAAGAACATGATCACCGGTGCGGCCCAGATGGACGGTGCGATCCTCGTCGTCGCCGCCACCGACGGCCCGATGCCGCAGACCAAGGAGCACGTGCTCCTGGCCCGCCAGGTCGGCGTCCCCTACATCGTCGTCGCCCTGAACAAGGCCGACATGGTGGACGACGAGGAGATCCTGGAGCTCGTCGAGCTCGAGGTCCGTGAGCTCCTCTCCGAGTACGAGTTCCCGGGCGACGACCTGCCGGTCGTCCGCGTCTCGGCGCTCAAGGCGCTCGAGGGCGACAAGGAGTGGGGCGAGAAGCTCCTCGGCCTCATGCACGCCGTCGACGAGGCCATCCCGACCCCGGCCCGCCTCACCGACCAGCCGTTCCTGATGCCGATCGAGGACGTCTTCACGATCACCGGTCGTGGCACCGTCGTCACCGGTCGTATCGAGCGCGGCATCCTCAAGGTCAACGAGACCGTCGACATCATCGGCATCAAGACCACCAAGACCACCACCACGGTCACCGGTATCGAGATGTTCCGCAAGCTGCTCGACGAGGGCCAGGCCGGTGAGAACGTCGGTCTGCTGCTCCGCGGCATCAAGCGCGAGGACGTCGAGCGCGGCCAGGTCATCATCAAGCCGGGTTCGGTCACGCCGCACACCGACTTCGAGGCCCAGGCCTACATCCTGTCGAAGGACGAGGGTGGTCGTCACACCCCCTTCTTCAACAACTACCGCCCGCAGTTCTACTTCCGTACCACTGACGTGACCGGCGTCGTGACCCTCCCCGAGGGCACCGAGATGGTCATGCCGGGCGACAACACCGCCATGACGGTCGCGCTGATCCAGCCGGTCGCCATGGAGGAGGGCCTGAAGTTCGCCATCCGTGAGGGTGGCCGCACCGTCGGCGCCGGCCAGGTCACCAAGATCGTCAAGTAA
- the fusA gene encoding elongation factor G — MAATSLDLAKVRNIGIMAHIDAGKTTTTERILFYTGVSYKIGEVHDGAATMDWMEQEQERGITITSAATTCHWTLDGVDNTINIIDTPGHVDFTVEVERSLRVLDGGVTVFDGVAGVEPQSETVWRQADRYGVPRICFINKLDRTGADFYFCVQTIVDRLGATPLVMQLPIGAEGDFTGVVDLVKMKALVWSADAPKGEMYDVVDIPADLADKAAEYREQLLDTVSNVSDEVMELALEGEDIPEELLVAAIRKGTLNSDFTPIFCGSAFKNKGVQPLLDAVVKYLPSPLDIEGIEGTKPNNPDEKIVRQASDDEPLAALAFKIMSDPHLGKLTFVRVYSGRLESGTSVLNSVKGKKERIGKIYRMHANKREEIDSVGAGDIIAVMGLKQTTTGETLSDEKQPVILESMDFPAPVIRVAIEPKSKGDQEKLGVAIQRLAEEDPSFQVNTDEETGQTIIAGMGELHLEVLVDRMRREFKVEANVGKPQVAYRETIRKAVERIDYTHKKQTGGSGQFAKIQIAIEPLESGEGYEFVNKVTGGRVPKEYIPSVDAGCQEAMEFGVLAGYPLQGVRVSLLDGASHDVDSSELAFKIAGSMAFKEGAKKASPALLEPMMAVEVTTPEDYMGDVIGDINSRRGQIRAMEERHGARVVKALVPLSEMFGYVGDLRSKTSGRASYSMQFDSYAEVPRNVADDIIAKAKGE; from the coding sequence ATGGCTGCAACCTCCCTTGACCTCGCCAAGGTCCGCAACATCGGGATCATGGCGCACATCGACGCGGGCAAGACCACCACCACCGAGCGGATCCTGTTCTACACCGGTGTCTCGTACAAGATCGGTGAGGTCCACGATGGCGCTGCCACCATGGACTGGATGGAGCAGGAGCAGGAGCGCGGCATCACCATCACGTCGGCCGCGACGACCTGTCACTGGACCCTCGACGGCGTTGACAACACCATCAACATCATCGACACCCCGGGCCACGTCGACTTCACCGTCGAGGTGGAGCGCTCGCTGCGCGTGCTCGACGGTGGCGTGACGGTGTTCGACGGCGTCGCCGGTGTCGAGCCCCAGTCCGAGACCGTGTGGCGGCAGGCTGACCGCTACGGCGTCCCGCGCATCTGCTTCATCAACAAGCTGGACCGCACGGGCGCCGACTTCTACTTCTGCGTGCAGACCATCGTGGACCGCCTCGGCGCCACCCCGCTGGTCATGCAGCTCCCGATCGGCGCCGAGGGTGACTTCACCGGTGTCGTCGACCTGGTGAAGATGAAGGCCCTGGTCTGGTCCGCGGACGCTCCCAAGGGCGAGATGTACGACGTCGTCGACATCCCGGCCGACCTCGCCGACAAGGCGGCGGAGTACCGCGAGCAGCTGCTCGACACCGTGTCGAACGTCAGCGACGAGGTGATGGAGCTCGCCCTGGAGGGCGAGGACATCCCCGAGGAGCTGCTGGTCGCCGCGATCCGCAAGGGCACGCTGAACTCGGACTTCACCCCGATCTTCTGCGGCTCGGCGTTCAAGAACAAGGGCGTCCAGCCCCTGCTCGACGCGGTTGTGAAGTACCTGCCGTCGCCCCTCGACATCGAGGGCATCGAGGGCACCAAGCCGAACAACCCCGACGAGAAGATCGTCCGTCAGGCCTCTGACGACGAGCCGCTCGCCGCGCTCGCGTTCAAGATCATGTCTGACCCGCACCTGGGCAAGCTCACCTTCGTCCGCGTGTACTCCGGCCGCCTGGAGTCCGGCACCTCGGTGCTGAACTCCGTCAAGGGCAAGAAGGAGCGCATCGGCAAGATCTACCGCATGCACGCGAACAAGCGTGAGGAGATCGACTCGGTGGGCGCCGGCGACATCATCGCCGTGATGGGCCTGAAGCAGACCACCACCGGTGAGACGCTGTCCGACGAGAAGCAGCCGGTCATCCTGGAGTCCATGGACTTCCCGGCCCCGGTCATCCGCGTCGCGATCGAGCCCAAGTCCAAGGGCGACCAGGAGAAGCTGGGTGTCGCCATCCAGCGCCTGGCCGAGGAGGACCCGTCCTTCCAGGTCAACACCGACGAAGAGACCGGCCAGACCATCATCGCGGGTATGGGCGAGCTGCACCTCGAGGTGCTGGTCGACCGTATGCGCCGTGAGTTCAAGGTCGAGGCCAACGTCGGCAAGCCGCAGGTCGCGTACCGCGAGACGATCCGCAAGGCCGTCGAGCGCATCGACTACACGCACAAGAAGCAGACCGGTGGTTCCGGCCAGTTCGCGAAGATCCAGATCGCGATCGAGCCGCTGGAGTCCGGCGAGGGCTACGAGTTCGTGAACAAGGTCACCGGTGGCCGCGTTCCGAAGGAGTACATCCCCTCGGTGGACGCCGGTTGCCAGGAGGCCATGGAGTTCGGCGTGCTCGCCGGCTACCCGCTCCAGGGCGTCCGCGTCAGCCTGCTCGACGGCGCGTCGCACGACGTCGACTCGTCCGAGCTGGCGTTCAAGATCGCCGGTTCCATGGCGTTCAAGGAAGGTGCCAAGAAGGCGTCGCCGGCTCTGCTCGAGCCGATGATGGCCGTCGAGGTCACCACCCCCGAGGACTACATGGGCGACGTGATCGGCGACATCAACTCCCGCCGTGGCCAGATCCGGGCCATGGAGGAGCGTCACGGTGCCCGCGTCGTCAAGGCGCTGGTGCCGCTCTCCGAGATGTTCGGCTACGTCGGTGACCTGCGCAGCAAGACCTCTGGTCGCGCGAGCTACTCGATGCAGTTCGACTCGTACGCCGAGGTTCCGCGGAACGTGGCGGACGACATCATCGCCAAGGCCAAGGGCGAGTGA
- the rpsG gene encoding 30S ribosomal protein S7 — MPRKGPAPKRPVIIDPVYGSPLVTSLVNKILLHGKRSTAERIVYGALEGVREKTGADPVVALKRALENVKPTLEVKSRRVGGATYQVPVEVRPGRANTLALRWLVGYSRARREKTMTERLLNEILDASNGLGASVKRREDTHKMAESNKAFAHYRW, encoded by the coding sequence ATGCCTCGTAAGGGTCCCGCCCCGAAGCGCCCGGTCATCATCGACCCGGTCTACGGCTCGCCGCTCGTGACCTCGCTGGTCAACAAGATCCTGCTGCACGGCAAGCGCTCCACCGCCGAGCGGATCGTCTACGGCGCCCTCGAGGGTGTCCGCGAGAAGACCGGCGCCGACCCGGTGGTCGCGCTCAAGCGCGCCCTGGAGAACGTCAAGCCGACCCTCGAGGTCAAGTCCCGCCGCGTCGGCGGCGCCACCTACCAGGTGCCGGTCGAGGTCCGTCCGGGCCGCGCCAACACCCTGGCGCTGCGCTGGCTGGTCGGCTACTCCCGCGCCCGTCGCGAGAAGACCATGACCGAGCGTCTGCTCAACGAGATCCTCGACGCCAGCAACGGCCTGGGCGCTTCCGTGAAGCGTCGCGAGGACACCCACAAGATGGCCGAGTCCAACAAGGCCTTCGCGCACTACCGCTGGTAG
- the rpsL gene encoding 30S ribosomal protein S12 encodes MPTIQQLVRKGRQDKVEKNKTPALKGSPQRRGVCTRVYTTTPKKPNSALRKVARVRLTSGIEVTAYIPGEGHNLQEHSIVLVRGGRVKDLPGVRYKIIRGSLDTQGVKNRKQARSRYGAKKEK; translated from the coding sequence GTGCCTACGATCCAGCAGCTGGTCCGAAAGGGCCGGCAGGACAAGGTCGAGAAGAACAAGACGCCCGCACTGAAGGGTTCGCCCCAGCGCCGCGGCGTCTGCACGCGTGTGTACACGACCACCCCGAAGAAGCCGAACTCGGCGCTTCGTAAGGTCGCCCGTGTGCGCCTCACCAGCGGGATCGAGGTCACCGCCTACATTCCGGGCGAGGGCCACAACCTGCAGGAGCACTCCATCGTGCTGGTCCGCGGTGGCCGTGTGAAGGACCTTCCTGGTGTCCGCTACAAGATCATCCGCGGCTCGCTCGACACCCAGGGTGTCAAGAACCGCAAGCAGGCTCGTAGCCGCTACGGCGCCAAGAAGGAGAAGTAA